From the genome of Cydia pomonella isolate Wapato2018A chromosome 1, ilCydPomo1, whole genome shotgun sequence:
ATGACAGATATTTATGTTAAATATGCTGCATCTACTCGTATATCTCAGAACTGAACTGTCGGCTGATATCTCTAGAGCAAATAGAGCTCCACTTGAACGAGTGCGTCGATTCAAAGATCGATATGATTTAGAAAGGTAACAGATTATTATCTGTTTATCTCTTCTTTATCTGCAAAATGTTGCCCAATTCGATCTCGAACGGCTTGGTGGTgcactttaaattttaatagcTTCAGTATAGATGTATGAGCCTTGTATATTCCAGAGTGtagagtaaaatataaaacaatgcaTTGTTTAAACTTAaaggtacatatattatgtgaCGTGTTGTTATTTTAGTGCTCTCATTTTGGATAAGTATGTGTAATGACGGATATATCTACTCGTATCAAAAcgaccaaataattatttattaataataatgcaCGTTTAGGAACTCGCTTGTTACCAACTAATAATTTCCAATTTTATGTTTACTTTGTTTTAGTGGTGATCTCTTTTGTAGTTTGATGTTATCTTTTGTAGGACCGGATGAATTGGGAGGCCATACGAGCGCACTTGTGCACTTTGGCAGTGGCAGTCAGCTTTAACAGTACATGGAGAGTTCCCCGCGAGGCGTACCGATACGGCGGGATGTCTTACTTATTGGTGTTGAGCATTGCCATGGTGATTTTTGCTCTCCCGGCTACGCTAATGCAGCTGACTATAGGACAACTTAGTCAACAAGACGCAGTTGGAGTTTGGAGAGCTGTGCCTTTCTTTAAAGGTATAAGCATGTCATCCTTTTATCGacataatttttgtaaattagCTTTGCAAAGACAACATCGATTTACTTTGAGCTTCGTTGGAACTGTTAGACATATCTAGACGAAAGGAAATTCTTACACAGATGCGCAAAGTAGTGCAAAATATTGCACACAAATTTGGCAGCTTAAGTAAATGGCGGTCAATGGCACTATACCCACCATTAAATTCTGCGGTAACTAAATATCTATAGGTAGTTACTGTTTCTGTTTTTACAAAACATAGCTGTCGTTACATCGACTAGGACCCTAAGAATTAACAATTACAAAAtcctatttttgattttatttaatttaagtatatgtTACTATatactgtgtgtgtgtgttatttatttcattctttGACGTTTTTGTTTCAGGTGTTGGCTACATGAGATTACTCATTTCATACATTGCAAGCATATACTCAATAATATATGTTGCTTTTTCGGTACTGATCTACCTTTTCTTTACTGTAAATAGATCTATTATCATGTGGGAATGCATTGAGCCTATTGTAACAGTAAGTTCCAAtccaacaaaaaaattaaacagcaCGTATACAACGTATTCGCGTGGATtattttaacagttttttttcatCGACAGGAAGAAGACAAATATGAATCCAGTAAAATAACATGCTTGAAGTAAGGtcattgttttataattatatatatatatatatcttatacctttaaacgagcaatttttgtatatatatttatatatttctgtgatctcggaaacggctctaacgatttcgctgaaatttagTATATGGGGGtttacaatctatctagattattcttatgtttgggaaaacgcgtgttttcgagttttcatgcgtttgtctttcgacgcagaatatggtcgctaatttcgtgttgccggccactgtccgtctggtccagcgggttaagacacggattgctaaacgagtgttacgggttcgaatctcgcccggtgactaactttttttttaatatgttcaagtttatatataatttttattaatttttattgttttagacaagtttaatttactaaaaaaatgtagttaagattatcacctatacaccaccatattacaataaatagttataaccgagcaaagctcggtcgcccaggtactatatatatatatatatatatatatatatatatatatatatatatatatatatatatatatatacatatatatatgcacCGAAAGTTTATCTATTGTAGGTATAATCAATGTCCTTATCTTTCCTATTCTGTTACAGTTCCACTTTTTTGGCGCCGCTTGCGGAGCAACCTGAATATTACTTGGCGTTGTCTATGTTGACCATAGTTTTATGGattatttttccttttatgtaagtacttaagTCAATTTATTAAGCACATATAGTTCTTGCGCGGTGTAACTACGAGTACTATTCCGTCAGAAAGCGGAGCATTGTATAGATGACTCAGTTTTTTCAGTGACGCTAAGTCTCCAAAGTGGGATGATTACGATGCATCGAATGTATTCCTGAATGactaaagtaggtaaataagtGTTTTAGTTGTTGCGATCACATGCAAACCTAAAAAACCcatttcataattcataactTTTTCCATGACAATGAGTACAAAAGCtgttagtatttacaaaatTCCATCACAATCTGTCGAGATTACAGCGCGCAATATATTTCTTATTGTACTAGTATATAATCTAAAACTACGAAGAACGAGATTAATTTAGCTATAACTACAATAAAGTAGCAAATAAATGAAGAGATAACAAAATAGTTTTGAAGTTATTCAGACATATGCTACTTACTACAAACGTTTATACGACAAATATTCTTGTAAGGAGTAAAATTGCTTGTTCACTAAGCcatttatgtaattttgtaaGGAATAGTGGTTGTGGATATCTACAATACTTGTTTCGTTTTTCAGATTTTACAATCCcataaaattaatgaaacggATTTTATATGGTTTAGGACCGTTAGTATTGATACTCATGGTTGTGATTGCAAGTTGTATTGGGAGCAGGAGCAATTTAGCAATGTTTCAAAGGCAACATGACTGGCTTCATTATTTGGAGTCCAAAATATGGTACAGCGCCGTTATTCAGGCTCTTTTGTCGTCACAAACGGCTGGCGGTTTCCTTATATCGTCCGGCACCGTGATATATTCTAATGGCGACGTTCAGCGGTAAGGAAAAACCTACTAATTGGATATTTTACAATGcactatttattatacatatgtataactATGTTAGGTCGTTTTAGAAGatccattttatttaatgatgATTAGATATTTCGTTTGGGACTCCTTCATGCAGTCGTATATGCATATAGAATAGTACTTTATGAATGTACCCTgcatattttataatgattgaCATTAAGTAAACACTAAGGCGCTTTGATTTTTGGTTTCGCAGAACGACGTGGTCACTGGTCGGAGCGAATGTGGTATGTAGCTGGCTCGGCGCAGTATTCTGGTTTAGCGTAGCGGGTGGCGGCGAGGACCGCGATGAGACCGCACTGGCCGTGCTCGTGCAGATGTACAGAGCCGCGGAGTATCACAGCCTAAACATAATTTGGCCAATACTTGTATACGCATTGTTAATCTTCTCGGGAATCATTTCAATGGTAATCCTGTCTTACTGTTTTAATACCgcctcttacttttttttataccactacggtgacaaacaggcatacggcccgccttatggtaagcagtcgcaggctgtggacgcctgcaactcgagaggtgttacatgcgcgttgccgaccctttaaaaacctgtacactccttttttgaagaaccccatgctctagaccctcgggaaaacctctgaagggagctcattccacagccggagcgtccgcggggggaaatttctcttaaaccgcacagtactcCTCTTAGACCATTAAGGTtttagggtgtgaggatgaactccctgccgacggagagcggtgcggtgatagaaagtagccgttggcatcatgtcaaacaattctttagagcacagcccattgtacatgtacaagcggtagaacacacacaaaaaggcaaagtctctccttagacttaaaggaccgcttgtgagtttaggatcgtcgacgattcggacagcgcgcctttggacttaGTTGAAGGTACCAAGAAATCTACTTACCTCTTACTTAGAAATAGGTAACGATTTCATTGCGTATGTACATCAATGTATATATTTTCGTGTGTTTCTTAACTTCCCACGACCTAAAATTGCAATGGTTTACGTATTTTGGTTAAGGTTAGTGAATATCAGTTGTTATTAAATTGATCATAAGTAGGCACCAATACAGATAATTATATAATGTGAACTGCCGGTTTTTAATAGGTTCATCAATGTTGGATTCGAACTAAATGCAACGTCAATAAACAGTGCGATATCGCAAAGCAACGGTATGGTTGATTCCTTACTTGTTTACTATGTTTTCAGCTAGTACAACTATTTCCCCTGTACGACCACTGCCGGCGAGTGGGCGGGCAAGGGTGGCGGTTGATATCGTTCACGGGCTCGTTTTTCGGCGCGGCGGCAGCGCTGGGAGTGTTGGTAGGAGGGCTACCCGCTTTATCAGTGCTAGAAGACACTGCTGTTCCTCTTCTCATTTGCATAGCAACTGTTTTAGAGATTTTGGCTTTCATATTAATTTACGGTAAGTTTCTTCCGCCATTGTGATTCATTATTTCGcttttatacctactttattGTGAACATCCATGGTGACAGCACGTTTTAAGGCCAGGATAAAGCCGAGGAACcaattgtataaaattgtatgcagtttgtttttaactttttgtggACGGCCACGGCGGCATGTCGTGAAAGTTACCGTCCTTTTTCCTTCTTCACGTTGTTCCGGCATTATGCCATAAATCCcaagaattaaaataaataaataaaataatctttaaataaaaaaaaaactaattttaggtatacatatactcgtatatgcaAGAAAAggtatacattattttaatttgtttacacTTCATAGGAGTAGGTAAGCGTTTTCTGTTCCCCGTAAACTGTATCACGCATATAATTTGTAATTAGCgtaggcgtaggcactagtttttacgaaagcgactgccatatgaccttccaacccaaagggtaaactaagtcttattgggattaatccaacttcctcacgatgttctccttcaccgaaaagcgactggagttgcgggcgtccataggctacggtgactgcttaccatcaggcgggccgtatgcttgcttgccaccgtcgtcgtataaaaaaataaatatcaaatgatatttcgtacatactcgtaagttccgaaaaacccgCCGGGCCGGGCCGAAGTCTCGCGAGTCTCGCGACCTCGGGATTGCTAGTCGCaccgcacgctcttaccgctaggccacaagCGCTTTTCGTGAAAGTTAACGTCCACGctaattaagaaaaaattggccaagagcatgtcaggccatgctcttACCATTCTAttagaataggctaaacgggggctattagtatcATGTGCATTACTTATGCTTGTATTGCACCTTCGTActcttcgcagcgctttgtacgtacTACTTAGTACTTTGtatttactaagaagagaagactttttgcaataactcaaaagtgactggaccgatcatgtttgctatagttttaattgaaagtatttattatgctattgttctacaatttttttcatattttttgaatcCATGATTCAAAAGTTAGGGGAGCacatacacggtgtaacatgagacgaaaccgaaagattttaacagtgtattcctgatcacatttagagactaaaatgttatataaactttcctggatttcgcctagtttcagagttaatagcaattaaaaagaaacatctttttattgttacttactaATACAGTACTagatactactatttgatgtCGATGATggcattatggggcgtagtctaaatatccttattgatagatgtgaaaaagtgacaaataacctgtgcaaaaactaggttttacaaaaaataatccaaaatacatataaacatattataaaaaaaacctaatctagggtaccatattataaaaaaaaacctaatctagcagcggggcagggccctaGCTGTCGGTGGAtggggctgcagagagaggaaccgacggactatccgcgccgtgtccaagactaccgccttctgcatctgacccttgatccaacaaCCTAGCAAgagttggtcgagactcttcgctatgagaccgttcgctgaaacgactatagagataatgatcgtcgaatcaacatcatATGGCGGTTATTAGTATTATCTGTGTATAAGTAAATGTTCTTCTACGGCTGAGGTGAACTTAAGATATGCTTATTTTAACTACAGGCTGGAAGCCATTGGTGGAGGACGTGGAGTTTTTAACAGGACGGGCATTAGTGAAACCGTGGGTGTTTGGCTGGTTCGCCGCGCCTGCTGCCCTGTTGCCGGTCACTGTGTGGTGGCTGGTGGCCATATTTCTCGGTGACGAACAATGGACGGAAGCCCCGTGGCAAGCTATCACTATTCTGGTTACAGCATCAGTGACTTCATCACTATTCTTCGCATTAGCAGCAGCGTCTGTTGCTAAACAAGTTCAATACGATTTATTAGGGGTAAGTTATTAAAGTGtaattaaccgacttcaattttatagaaggaggaggttctgtattcggttgtgactatttttttttatgtacgttcaccgattaTTCAGACgcccgtggtccgatttgagtaataattttttgtttgaaaggagttatctccaagttggtcccattttaatttggttctgatctgatgatgggatccatggggaatcgagggaactcatcattttttaaaggcatgtgtatggtgatttggatgttttcttaagcaaatcaagcattttctctcaaaaaccatcactttgatgaagtggatctaatgatgatgatttttagatgataatgatgatgatttattttaatgtagcaTATGTTCACCttttactccgacacccgtgtccgatttgagtaattcttttattatttgaaaggagttacctccaaggtagtctcaaaatatttttggttctgatctgatgatggaatccatgaggaattgagggaactccttaTTTTTTAAAGGCATATGTATGCTGATTTGACTGTATccttaagcaactcaagcatttcctcatgaaaactaccaatttgatgtagtgcaactgtagccttaccaaGAGTTTGACTACACCTTAGCTGACGTGTCACTtcctttctatacatctcgctctcACTAATAGGAAgcaagtacgagcgagatggatagaaagtaagttatgctagcgaatatgtcagggtcaaactcgtggtaaggctacatactgattacattttttgtctgttttacgttaacctgtttatgtgcaataaagttacatacatacatacatacattttgaaGACCACTGGCGATATGAGGAACTTACCCCTTATAATTGGATGTGTAGGTGTTGTTGGAAATAAGAGGTGAGGGGTAGGTATGAGAGGTGTGTGAGGTAGACGGTGGTGGTGAAGATAGACGGGGGTTTCAGGTTGCGGGTTGAGGGGTTGGGGCTTGATGAGTCACGGTTTGAGGGGGTGGTGAGTTGATAGGTCGGGGAAAGaggggttgggagttgaggAATCGGGGGTAGGAGATGAGTGGTTGTTGGAAGTTGAGGAATTGGGGCttaggattaggagttaaatGGTCTGTAGTTGAGGGGTCGGGGAATGGAGGTTGAAGGTTTGGTGATTCAGGGCTCGTGCAaaaatcctgattatttattaaagttaacggATTTCAtgttaaacattattttgtttttcattcatgCGTCATGCGTCACTCATCAGCTCTTAACAatgccttaaaactaaaaatggaaatataaaaatgttttacaaataaaagtataccgacttcaaaaaggataaaataaaatattatccttttttaactAAATGCATTGCCAACTGCTATGTTTGAAGTCGAtgccaagccaaatagtaacaatacaggtcaaaaataatcagctttatgtctataaatcacattacaactgtagtaataggtattataaacgtAGAATAAATCGATCTGTctctttgttaccttttcacggctaaacatctgaatcgatttaggtgaaatttggcatgaaggtaAAAAATTTAAGCCCTGAAGACGGTCCTtgaattgttatatattttgtaatgaaGTTATCCAGAGGGATAACAGATTGTAAATAGCTCAGTGTCAATTCCACACTTACGTGCAATGGACAGTTcgaaataggtatttaaaaattacgacGGTTTTAAATAAACGCATTggatttatactaatataccgacaaacatGGTACGGACTGCGCTAAGAAGGTTCGACCGTGTGTTCTTAGATAAGTACCTACCAACAGAAAGTCCGTTCATTGATGTCGTAGTTAGGCAATCCAACGTATTGAACATACTTATACAGCCGCATCTTTATCGAATTGCACCAAAATCATGGTATGCTTCAAAATTTggtttggcaccgacttcaaacatatcagttggtaacgcatatacttaatagaggttaatattttattttattctttttgaagtcgggttactttttacaaaaaaaattgtaaagttTTTATGATTAATTGTAAAGCCTCTTTTTATGTGGTTGTCTAAACGTATTTCGAATAAAACATCATTCATAAAACTCTCAAATTACTTATAGTTGTAAAGTTTTGATTTCCTGTTATTTACAAGCTGCTTTACAATGCATATCACGAAATGTTCGTACTTTTCCTGAAGTAAGTTCCGTCTTGTTGAGGATAAAACCTTGTCTATCATGTCATCATGTGACATAGGTCTCAGGACCAcgtaaatattaagtatattgaTGTCATCGCTGCTCGGTTGTCCTAAACTGGATCCAAATAATTAAGGACCTACATAAGTAGATTCCATTATTAATAtcgtcacatttttatttagataataaatactttttacaaaaaaaaagtagacCGActtaaaaaggataaaataaaacattatgcttttttatgtatttgcgTTACtaatttacgagtatatatttgaaGTCTGTGTCAAGCCAAATTTTGTAGCATACAATGATTCTGGTGCGATTCAATAAAGATGCGGCCATacaagtatgtacagtcagcatcaaaagtagcggatgaaacaacgcgccaaaagtatctgatatttcagataacttttccaaatattgataaattgttaaaattcgagctcaaaagtatatcttttacagtcttagttgttctatattaaatacaccactttttgttaagccgttacagaatggtagatacttatgaaatgctgactgtacaatacgtTGGAGATTGCCTTAAACCTTAAACGACAACAATGAACATACTTTCTGTAGGTAGAACACACGGTCGAACCTTCTTAGCTCAGTCCGTACCATATCATATTGATATAAATCCAATGCGTTAATTTACCAACGtattttttaaagacctattatTACTCATTTTCGAACTGTCCGTAGCGCGCAGGGCTAGAATTGAGACTGAGTTATTTTCAATCCCTTATCCAGAGAACTtcatttaaatatgtaaaataagtcATGGATCGTCTTCAGGGCTTAAACTTttttcatgccaaatttcacctaaatcggttcagatgtttagccgtgaaaaggtaacaaagagACAAAGATAATTAATTCCACACTTATCCTCGTGCCGCTCAAAGTAGATCAGGATGTACTGTACACTCTCTTTTGATGAAATGTCATCCTTCATTAAAAACAACCAAAGTAGCATTTCATTTGTCtacctaattaaaaatacaaattcatTCAAcgttctttttttatgatacaggtgGCAAACGAGCTGGCggaacaccagaggggttgtaaatgcgttgccggatttaagataggagtatgctcttttcttgaaggtttgaaggtcgtatcggtccggaaataccgaaGGCGACAGTTcgttccacagtttagctgtgcaagGCAGGAGATTTctggagaaatgcacagttgaggactgccaaccatttAAGTGGTTCCTTAGCTATAATTGTGTATGGTGGGCGGCACGTGGTTATAAAATCTATTTCTAAAGTTGTAATgtgatttatatacataaagctgattatttttgaccAATATTGTTAGTATTTGGCTTGGTACCgtcttcaaacatatcagttggtgacgcatatacttaaaaaggataatattttattttatcattcttcaatcaatcaatttatttattacagacaacataatattttattttatgctttttgaagtcgttttttttagTTGTTATTGAAGCACGTATACTTAGGAGACAAACAATTGCTACTAGcatgttttataatttaaatataccttGTGACGTTTGTGCAATAACAACCGAGCCGTATACTCAAAAATATTCAACTCGTGTTTACCTGGACGGCAAGGGACTGGGACGCAGGAGGTCATAGACGATACTTACTCTAACAAACGCTTTAAGAATGAGGGTTTATTGATATTTCCTTATCCACAATATCCACTCTCCCCttaatatatttagtatttaatttttgtttgttatatattattattgtaagctGTAAAAGAGATACACTCTAGTGGACAtgtatattttcagaaaattaAGTCCTCCTTCAAACCCTCAAGACACTGGGGTCCTCGTGATccaattacatattattattggaTGGCTCGACGCCAGCAGAGCCAAACTGGCGCAAGAGATACCTTCACGCCCACATACACAAGGCGACAATTGGGACAGTTCACGGGAGGAGCCAGTATTTTCGACATTTCTCAGCCAAAGAAGAATCTTGAGGAAAGTAGTTAGCTGAAATTGAAAAGTGGTACTTATGGACTAAATAGGAACGTAACCTAGTTCCTACGCTTGCATCCTGCGTTTCGTTGGCACGAGGTATGATACTAAGTCACTCAAACGAAGTAGTTACATATTTACGATGCTATTAGCGTAAACCTTTTGTATACTCATATAACCATGTATCAAAGCCGGATGGAGTATGAATTTAagttagagtctgttcggaaagagaagagtcgtggaatgtattgggccccatacattttACGACTGTTCTCTTTCCGTATAGACTCTATATAGGTACATTTACGACATtgtc
Proteins encoded in this window:
- the LOC133526945 gene encoding sodium- and chloride-dependent neutral and basic amino acid transporter B(0+)-like; protein product: MHCLNLKDRMNWEAIRAHLCTLAVAVSFNSTWRVPREAYRYGGMSYLLVLSIAMVIFALPATLMQLTIGQLSQQDAVGVWRAVPFFKGVGYMRLLISYIASIYSIIYVAFSVLIYLFFTVNRSIIMWECIEPIVTEEDKYESSKITCLNSTFLAPLAEQPEYYLALSMLTIVLWIIFPFIFYNPIKLMKRILYGLGPLVLILMVVIASCIGSRSNLAMFQRQHDWLHYLESKIWYSAVIQALLSSQTAGGFLISSGTVIYSNGDVQRTTWSLVGANVVCSWLGAVFWFSVAGGGEDRDETALAVLVQMYRAAEYHSLNIIWPILVYALLIFSGIISMLVQLFPLYDHCRRVGGQGWRLISFTGSFFGAAAALGVLVGGLPALSVLEDTAVPLLICIATVLEILAFILIYGWKPLVEDVEFLTGRALVKPWVFGWFAAPAALLPVTVWWLVAIFLGDEQWTEAPWQAITILVTASVTSSLFFALAAASVAKQVQYDLLGKIKSSFKPSRHWGPRDPITYYYWMARRQQSQTGARDTFTPTYTRRQLGQFTGGASIFDISQPKKNLEESS